One region of Spiroplasma endosymbiont of Asaphidion curtum genomic DNA includes:
- the rpsI gene encoding 30S ribosomal protein S9: MKKEIIYRGTGRRKKSVAQVLLTPGKGNITINNRPALTFFPYATLVQELEQPLLVTDMKEYFDVNVKVNGGGFSGQAGATRLGIAKALLESSLDYRLKLRPKGLLTRDARIKERDKYGLKGPRAGKQFSKR; encoded by the coding sequence ATGAAAAAAGAAATTATTTATCGTGGTACGGGTAGAAGAAAAAAATCAGTAGCACAAGTATTATTAACTCCAGGAAAAGGAAACATTACTATTAATAATAGACCGGCACTTACTTTTTTTCCTTATGCAACATTAGTTCAAGAATTAGAACAACCATTGTTAGTAACAGATATGAAAGAATATTTTGATGTTAATGTTAAAGTTAATGGTGGTGGTTTTAGCGGTCAAGCAGGAGCTACAAGATTAGGTATTGCGAAAGCATTATTGGAGTCTTCACTAGATTATCGGTTGAAGTTAAGACCAAAAGGTTTATTAACTCGTGATGCAAGAATTAAAGAAAGAGATAAGTATGGATTAAAAGGTCCCCGAGCAGGAAAGCAATTTTCAAAAAGATAA
- a CDS encoding YitT family protein, producing MKKRVKFKKPSFSKQVKLFFQKIHNTKFTRIMRSLLLLTLAALLLTLTFNYFINPVGFYNGGFSGISQIIVYSIFSSPKEQAMWFYIVVLMLNIPFIIFGYFKVGRYFTVYTLFFMLMQTAWNFILRAIPILDQLKIMEELILPKDTDTGKAVMTLAAFIYAFIGSIIWGFAIAIAFIAGGSSGGSDFLAAYLAVWKKQGVGKFQKYMNYAIIVLAILIKYFVQKNEGNLIYAFFKNFTLYVSIIFATISTVVTNFIYPKFKLVNVMIFTKLPLDVCEYFKTHEYPHDTTLISSSDIKSGKVSGTIFATISLIEYKKVKYNVTRIDNKAFIIVIPVTMVYGTFNIQRFN from the coding sequence ATGAAAAAAAGAGTAAAGTTTAAAAAGCCTAGTTTTTCCAAACAAGTGAAATTATTTTTTCAAAAAATTCATAATACTAAATTTACTCGCATTATGAGAAGTTTGTTATTGTTAACATTAGCAGCATTACTATTAACTTTAACTTTTAACTATTTTATTAATCCTGTAGGTTTTTATAATGGTGGTTTTAGTGGGATATCGCAAATTATTGTTTATTCAATTTTTTCATCACCTAAAGAACAAGCGATGTGGTTTTACATTGTTGTTTTAATGTTAAATATTCCTTTTATAATTTTTGGATATTTTAAAGTTGGACGATATTTTACTGTTTATACTTTATTTTTTATGTTAATGCAAACAGCATGAAACTTTATTTTACGAGCAATTCCCATTTTAGATCAATTAAAAATTATGGAAGAATTAATTTTACCTAAGGATACCGATACCGGAAAAGCGGTGATGACTTTGGCAGCTTTTATTTATGCTTTTATTGGTTCAATTATTTGAGGTTTCGCAATTGCAATTGCTTTTATTGCTGGTGGTAGTTCTGGTGGTTCAGATTTTTTAGCTGCTTATTTAGCAGTATGAAAAAAACAAGGTGTCGGTAAATTTCAAAAATATATGAATTATGCAATTATTGTTTTAGCAATTTTAATTAAATATTTTGTCCAAAAAAATGAAGGTAATTTAATTTATGCTTTTTTTAAAAACTTTACTTTATATGTATCTATTATTTTTGCAACGATTAGTACTGTTGTTACTAATTTTATTTATCCAAAATTTAAATTAGTTAATGTAATGATTTTTACAAAATTACCATTAGATGTTTGTGAATATTTTAAAACTCATGAATATCCTCATGATACTACTTTAATTAGTTCTAGTGATATTAAGAGTGGTAAGGTTTCGGGAACAATTTTTGCCACAATTTCTTTAATAGAATATAAAAAAGTTAAATATAATGTAACAAGAATTGATAATAAAGCTTTTATTATTGTTATTCCTGTGACAATGGTTTATGGTACCTTTAACATTCAAAGGTTTAATTAA